TCGCCCTGCGCGTCATCGCCCTGCGACGCAACTGGCGCACCCCTCGGTCCCGCTTCTGGCGCAACCCGTTCGCCGGCCTGCGCGCCGCGCCCGAACCACCGCGGCCCGAGGCGCACTTGGGGCACACGGGGCACACGGGGCACCTGGACGACTTGGACCACCACACGGTTCTCCTGCGGCGCCCCGGCACGTAGGAGGTAGGAGGTAGGAGATTGGCGTTGCCCTGCCGGAGACTGTGGTGGAGATCCGCGCCAGAGGGAGAGCTGCCTTGCGTACGTTCGTCGTGTTCGACCTTGAATTCACGTCATGGCAGGGAGCGCTTGAGCAGGACTGGGGGGCGCCGGGGCAGCTTCGGGAGATCGTGCAGATCGGCGCGCTGCGGCTGCGTGAGGACTGCTCCGTCGTCGAGGAGTACGAGGCACTGGTCCGCCCGGTGGTCAATCCCCGACTGTCCGGCTACTTCACCGAACTCACCGGCATCGACCAGGAGACGCTGGACCGGGAAGGACTCCCCGCAGCGGAAGCACTCGGCGACTTCCTGGGTTTCTGCCGGGGCCAGTCCGTCCTCTCGTACGGCAACGACATGGTCGTCCTAGGCGAAAACGTCGGCTGGGCACGATCTCGGGGCGAAGAAGTCAAGAACGGCTTCCTGGATGCCCACTTCCTGAACATCAGGCCCTGGCTGAACTCCGTCGCACCGGTGACGTCCGCGTCCAACGTCGGCCGTTTGTGGCGGGACCTGGGCCTTCCGAAGCCCGCGACGGGCGAGGAACATTCAGCACTCTTCGACTGCTATTCGTTCGCTTCGGCTCTTGAGCATCTGAGCGAGGGCGGGTCTGGACTCCCCGAGTTCCTACCACTCACGAACCCGGCATCCGCCGAAGACGCCTGAACTCCTCGACCAGTTGAGGAACCCCTGGTCGAGCACACTTCTTCGACCTCATCGAGATTGAGCGCCGGACTTCCTGAGCAGGGCCTTCGCGTCATCCTGGGAAACCTCCAGCAGTGCCTCGTGCTTGTAGGAATCCATGTCGTCCACATAGGGAGGTAGCCCTGGGCGTGCGGAACAGAACGTCACATGCGCGGTGAGGAGGTCGTCCTCCAAGCCTCCCTCGGACAGGGAGATGTACCCGAACATCGGCCATGGACAATTCCCCGGCACTTCCAGAAGGGCGGTGCAGGCGTAGCCGAGGGAGCGGCGCAGGAGTGTCTTGTGCCTTTCCGGATCCGACTCCGGGATGTCGTAGTCCATCATGCCGCGGCCGTTCACGCTGGCCTCGTAGTGGATGACGTCACCGAATTCTGGGAGCGGTGTACCGGAGTAGCCGAAATGCAGGGCACTCAGGAGCAGTGCATCGCCTTCCGAAGTCCAGCCGGCACGGACGATGGCACGGAACGGGTCCGGTACGTCCTCTTCCCGGGCGGTGCGGTCGATCGCCTCAAAGGATTCGGACATCCTGGCATTCATTCTCATGGTCATCCTTCTCCCAGTATTCTCAGACCCTTGTCGATTCCTGCCTGGAATCCAGGGTTCCTGCCTATTTCCTTCTCGATGGAACGTGGCAGCCCGTCGAACTTTTCGGTGCTGAAATTGTACTGGTACTTCGCCGTGGGGTTGCTCTGGTCCTGGAAGTGCAACTGCCCGGCACGCTGCCCGGGATTGGGGTTCTCGACGTCAATGCGGTATGGACCGTGGTTCCACATCGTCTTGCTCGTCACTTGAGTGCCGTTGGCGCCGATCATGCTGCTGGACGCAGCGGGAGGGGGCTCCTTGATCCCATACAGGTCGCGCATTTCCTGAATGCGCTGATCCACGACATTCTTGTTGTACGGGTCCTTGGTGAACGCCGGCTGCGAGGTGTGACCCTCGGGCAGGTCAGGGCACTTCAGACCGAACGGGTCGACCCAGATGTGCGGATTGAGGACATAGGCCAGAGGGTTGGGGGCCGGCGACAGTCCGAGAGGGTCAGGCGTGACATAGCGCGCTGTTTCGGGGTCGTAGTGGCGGAAGTAGTTGTAGTGGAGTCCCGTTTCGGGGTCGTAGTACTGGCCCGGGAAGCGGAGGGGTGTGTAGGCGGTGCTGTCGGCAGCCCAAGCGGTATTGCCCCACAGGGTGTTGCGAGTGCGCCAGGCGATCTCACCGTCTTCGTCGACGAGTTCGCTGGGAGTTCCGACGAGATCGGTGACGATGGCGAAGAAGCGGGAATCGATCTCTTCCTGCGGTGCGCCGGCTGCCGTGATGCGCTCGGTCTGGGCGATGGGACGCAGGCCCTGGTGGTCCCAGGTAAGTGTGACCGGATGGGGCAACTCCGGGGACGTGGTGGTCTCTTCGCAGAGCGTTGTCCCGTCCCAGGTGAAGTCGACCCGCTCGACCACCGTCTCTCCTCGGTGACCCAGACGAAGTTTCGCCGTGCGGCGGCCCAACGGATCGTAGGTGTAGCGCCAACGGGTCCCGTCAGGGGTGGTGACTGCCGTCAGGCGATCCTCACCGTCCCATTCGTAGCGCCAGGTGTCAGGTTTGCGTGACAGGCGGGACTTCTGGCGCAGGATCATGCGGCCGAGTTCGTCGTGCTCGTAGCGGACGTTGCCCGCGCGAGTGACACGGGTGCCCGCGTACTCGCGTTCGCCTCGCGCCTCCTGACCGGGGTGGGCCGTCGGCCAAGAGGCCCGAGTCTGGTTGCCTGCCTCGTCGTACGCGTACGACTCGGTCCAGTTCGCCGCGTGTACCGCTGTGACCCGGCCCACCGTGTCCAGGTCGAAGCTGCGTGCTCCGGAGAGGTGGTCGTCGATCCCGGTCAGGTTGCCGTCGGCGCGGTACGTGTAGGCGCGGTGCTGGATCCTGCGACCGGCGACACCCGCCACGGATTGCTCGGTCAGGTGGCCCGAGGCGTCGTAGGCATGCGTCTGCGTCACCATCTCGCCTATGTGGCGGGTCAGTTCGCGACCTGCCTCGTCATACGTGAAGTCGATCCGACGGCCGGACGTCACCATGTCCACTCGGTTGCCGGCGGCGTCGTACGACCAAGTGCACCGTGACCCGCTCGGCGTGGTGCGGCCCGTGCGGCGGCCGAGCTCGTCGTACTCGTAAGTCACCGCCCGGCCGTCGACCGTCTCCGAGCGCACCCGCCCGAAGCGATCTCGCAGCACGGTCACCGTCGTACCGTCAGGTCCTGTCGCCTGTGCCAGCTGATCCGTCAAGTCATAGGCGTACGTGGTCAGTTGCCCGGCCACGTCTTTGCGTACCACTTGCCCGAGCGCGTCGCGCTCGAAGGTCACCGTCTGGCCGTGCGCGTTCGTGCGGGAGATCAGACGGCCCGCTGTGTCGTAGGCATAGGTGACGGCGCGGTCGTCGAAATCCGTTTCCCCGACGAGACGCCCGGCCGGGTCGTACTCGTATGTCCACGGCAGACCCTGCGGGTTGATGACCCTCGTCAGGCGTAGTTCTGTGTCGTACTCGAATTCGTGGCGGACACCGTCGGGGCCGGTGCGGGCGCTGAGCAGGTCGAAGTGGGTGTACTCGAAGCGGGAGACGCCGCCCAGCGGGTCGGTGTGAGTGGTGCAGTTGCCCTCGCCGTCGTACGTCCATGACTCGGTTGTGCCGTCGGGAGCGGTGCGGCGGGTCAGGCGGCCTTCGACCGTCCACTCCATGCGGCTCACCGACCCCGTGGGGTCCGTGACCACCACCGGCCGGCCGAAGGCGTCTCGTTCGTATGTCGTGGTCGCCCCGAGCGGATCGGTGATCGAGACAGGGAGTCCGGCCCGGTCGTGGCGGACCGAGGTCACATGGCCGAGCGGGTCGGTGACAGTCGTGAGATGGCCGGCGTCGTCGTAGGAGAAGCGTGTGGTCCGGCCTGTGGGGGCGGTCAGCGACGTTCTGTTCCCGCGCTCGTCGAACGTCTGATGCCAGACCGTGCCGTCCGGGTTCACCACCTTCACCGGCAGACCGAGGTCGTTGTACTCGGCTTTCGCCTCGCGTCGGTCCGGGCGGGCGGCGACGAGGAGGTTGCCGGTCTCGTCGTAGCGGAACGACGCGGTGTGGCCCAGGGGATCGGTCTCGGAGAGCAGGCGGTTGTAGCGATCACGCCGGTAACGGGTGACGGCGCCGAGCGGGTCGGCTTCGGCCACCACCTGGCATGCGTCATTGACGAAGAAGCGGCGGATGTGACCGTCTGCGGTGGCCGTGGTCGTGACCCGCACATCGGTGTCCGGCGCGGTGCCGTCGTAGGTGATGCGCCGAGTCAAGTGCCCTGCGGATCCTCCCTGGGAGACACAGCGGCCCTGGCCGTCGTACTCGTAGGTGTAGCTGTGATCGTTGGTGTCCGTCCACGAGGTGATACGGCCGGCGTCGTCGTACGTGTAGCGCAGAGGGCGTCCGGACGAGTTGACGACCTGGGTCAGGTGACCGTCGGTGTAGTCATAGCGCTTCAACTCCTGGCTGGTGGCCGCCAGATGGAACGCGGTGATCCGGCCCGCCTGCGTGGTGATGCGGACGTGGTAGCCGCCGTTGGAGACGACTGTCAGCGGAACGCCGTCGGTGTCGTACTCGAAGGTGATCCAGTTGCCGTTGTGGTCGTCGATCTGTTCCAGGACCGACAGGGATGCGGTGCGGTCGGTGAAGTGGCACACCCGACGCGTCTGCGGGTCGGTGACGGTGTAGCCGCCGTCGGTGCGGTCCAGAGGCCAGCGCGGGCCGTGGGTGGGCAGGGTGGGGAGACCGGGGGCGGGATGCGGGTAGGCCAGCAGGAGACCGTCCTCAGTGACGAAGACGACGCCTTCGGAGTCGATCTCAAGGCGTTGGTCGAGGGTGGAGGACCACGACGGCCCGAACCAGCGGCCGAGCTCGTAGGAGGACTCGAAACGGCGCTTGAGGACCAGCGGCAGATGGGCCGGAAGCGAGACGTCAGTCTGCGGTAGCACCATTCGGCCGGTCGCGACGTCTACGGGGTCGCCCTCGCAAACAGTCTCGTTCGGCTGCCGGCTGACGCCCTCGGGGTTCTCCGTCGCGCCCTTCCGCCCAGCGCCCGCCGCATCCCCCGCCGCGTCCTTCGCCGACCCCCGCACCCCCGTCTCGACCGCGCTCTCCATCCCCTCCTTGAGCGCGGCCCGCCCGAACGCGGCCTCCAGCCCCGCCCCGTCCCCGAACAGGTTCGGCAGCAGCCGCCCCGTCCCCTCCGACGGGTCCTTCATGAAGTCGTCCAGCATCGTCTTCGCGGCCCGTTCAGGGTGCGCGGCTGTCGAAACCAGGCCTGCCAGCGTCATGTTGACGTTCTGGACGTACGCCGCCGGGTGCGTGATGTTGTACGGGTCCATCGGGTTGAGGCCGCGGGCGAAGGTGAGGATGCCCGCCGTGCCCTTCACCACCCCGGCGTCGAAGTGCAGGATCTCCGTGTTGACGGCCTGGTAGCCGTCGACCGCGTCCGCCTTCAGCCGGGTGAGCGGGGGTGGTGCGGCGGGGGCGTGGGCGAGGGCCTTGCGGACCGCGCCCGCGGCCGTGCGGGCGGCCGCGTCGCGTTGGCGGCGGGCCTCGTTCAGGATCTCGTGGGCGCGTTCCACGGCGGCTGCGCCCGGGTCGGTCGACGGCTCCTGTTGCTTGCCCCCGTCGTCCTTCTTCAGGTCGGCCTTGTAGGCGTCGGACGCCTCCTTGCCCGGCCCGTACAGGTCGATCGCGTCCCGCGCCTGCCCCTGCGCCCACTCCACCGTCTCCGCGTACGACGACAGCGCCTGGCCCGCCGCGTCGCAGGCGTCCGCCGCCTGGAGCCACTTCGTGGGGTGCATCGCGAACTTCTTGCGGAACGCCTCGGCCGCCTCGCCCTGCCAGGACGACGAGTCGAGCTTGCGCATGCCGTCGCCGACCCTGTCGAACGCGGTGTAGAAGTCGGTCAGGTGCTTGGCCGTCGCGCGGATCGCCTTCGCGTCGCCGTGGAGCAGGTCCTTCGGCTGGTCGCTCTGGCCGAGTTGCTGCTCGGCCGGGGTCGCGCCCAGGTCCGAGGCGATGCGGTCGCCCGCGTTCTCGACCTTGTCCGCGAGGCCGTGGGCGCCGACCTTGTCCAGCGCGTCGCCGGCGGCGTTCGTGCCCTCGTCGACCAGCTCGCCCGTGAGCTTCTTGCCCTTGTCGACCACCTCGCCGACCTTGCCCAGGCCGGAGTCGACCAGATCGCCGATGCCCATCAGCCCGCGTCCCCGCCCTGCTGAGTCTCGGCCGCCTTCGCGCGTTCCTCCGGTGACGGGCCCAACGGGCCGTCGAGCATGGCGTTGTACTCGTCACCGCTCAGCCCCGCCGCGCTCGCCAGGTTCGCCGGGTTGAGGCCCGGGCCCAGTGGGCTCAGGGTGTGCGAGGTCATCACGTCCCGCGCCGCGTCCTTGTACGCCTGCCCGCTGTTGTCCAGCGCCTTGTCCATGGACTCCGCGCTGAAGTCGACGCCGCCCGTGTACTCGTTGTTGCGCACCAGGTCGCCCCAGCTCTGCCGGGTGACCTCGTCCTCCGACGCGTACGGGTTGCCCATCCCCGCGTTCGCCACGATCTTCATCGTGCCCTGGACGTACTGGTCGGTCTCGTACAGCGTGCCCGCCGAAAGTCCCACGCCCGCAGCGAAGTTGTTGCCCTCGTTCACCAGCGCGCGCACGCCCCACTCCCAGCGTTCGCAGAACGATGTGAAACCGGAGAGCAACTCCTCGTTGCCCAACTCCAGTCCGGAAAGGGCGAGTTCGGAGAAGCCGCGGCCCGCGCCCGCCAGGCTGTCGATGCCCAGGTCCTTCAACTCGCCCAGCACCAGGGTGATCCCCCGCGCTATCTCGTCGAGCCCGGTCGCCCTGATGTCCTCACCCGCGTCCCCGCTCATCCCCGTATCTCCTCCGCGTCTGCCTCCGCGTCCACCGCCGCCGCCTCCGGCACGATCCCCAACACCGGTGGAAACAGCGCCCCTTCGCCCTCGGTGCCCACATCCAGCGCCACTCCGCACGGCACACCCACCGCACTCACAGCCGGTACCGCCGCGTCCAACAGGCGGGCTCCCAGCAGCCGTTGATACGGCCACTCGCGCCCGCCTTCACCCCTCGCGATCGCGAACCTCGCCAACGCCGACTCGTTCGAAAACGCGTAGATCCACCGGATACCGCCGAAATCACCGACCAGGGGTGCGTTGTCCGAGTCCGTGGGGACCAATACCGCCGTGCGGCGGAACTCGCCCAGCAGCACGGCGGATTCATGCCGCTCGCGGGCCACGGAATCGTCGCTGATCAGGGGCTCGGAGTCGCCGACAGGTGCGGTAGGTGGACCCGCCTCGCTCATCTCCGCGTAGTCCAGCAGCCGGGACCGTCGTACGCCCCCGGTCTCCCCGCTGGTCGCCCCGCCGTTCCCCATGTCGTTTCCCCCGTGATCGGACATGGGTGAAATCATCACACCAGCACATCGCGTACGGCAACGCGGATACCCGCGATGGGCGCGGGTCGGCGCCGTAAACGCCGTAAAACGGTAGAGAGCGCAACCCCATTGACAGCCCTGCGTGGGCTCATTCT
The nucleotide sequence above comes from Streptomyces sp. N50. Encoded proteins:
- a CDS encoding putative T7SS-secreted protein; the encoded protein is MGIGDLVDSGLGKVGEVVDKGKKLTGELVDEGTNAAGDALDKVGAHGLADKVENAGDRIASDLGATPAEQQLGQSDQPKDLLHGDAKAIRATAKHLTDFYTAFDRVGDGMRKLDSSSWQGEAAEAFRKKFAMHPTKWLQAADACDAAGQALSSYAETVEWAQGQARDAIDLYGPGKEASDAYKADLKKDDGGKQQEPSTDPGAAAVERAHEILNEARRQRDAAARTAAGAVRKALAHAPAAPPPLTRLKADAVDGYQAVNTEILHFDAGVVKGTAGILTFARGLNPMDPYNITHPAAYVQNVNMTLAGLVSTAAHPERAAKTMLDDFMKDPSEGTGRLLPNLFGDGAGLEAAFGRAALKEGMESAVETGVRGSAKDAAGDAAGAGRKGATENPEGVSRQPNETVCEGDPVDVATGRMVLPQTDVSLPAHLPLVLKRRFESSYELGRWFGPSWSSTLDQRLEIDSEGVVFVTEDGLLLAYPHPAPGLPTLPTHGPRWPLDRTDGGYTVTDPQTRRVCHFTDRTASLSVLEQIDDHNGNWITFEYDTDGVPLTVVSNGGYHVRITTQAGRITAFHLAATSQELKRYDYTDGHLTQVVNSSGRPLRYTYDDAGRITSWTDTNDHSYTYEYDGQGRCVSQGGSAGHLTRRITYDGTAPDTDVRVTTTATADGHIRRFFVNDACQVVAEADPLGAVTRYRRDRYNRLLSETDPLGHTASFRYDETGNLLVAARPDRREAKAEYNDLGLPVKVVNPDGTVWHQTFDERGNRTSLTAPTGRTTRFSYDDAGHLTTVTDPLGHVTSVRHDRAGLPVSITDPLGATTTYERDAFGRPVVVTDPTGSVSRMEWTVEGRLTRRTAPDGTTESWTYDGEGNCTTHTDPLGGVSRFEYTHFDLLSARTGPDGVRHEFEYDTELRLTRVINPQGLPWTYEYDPAGRLVGETDFDDRAVTYAYDTAGRLISRTNAHGQTVTFERDALGQVVRKDVAGQLTTYAYDLTDQLAQATGPDGTTVTVLRDRFGRVRSETVDGRAVTYEYDELGRRTGRTTPSGSRCTWSYDAAGNRVDMVTSGRRIDFTYDEAGRELTRHIGEMVTQTHAYDASGHLTEQSVAGVAGRRIQHRAYTYRADGNLTGIDDHLSGARSFDLDTVGRVTAVHAANWTESYAYDEAGNQTRASWPTAHPGQEARGEREYAGTRVTRAGNVRYEHDELGRMILRQKSRLSRKPDTWRYEWDGEDRLTAVTTPDGTRWRYTYDPLGRRTAKLRLGHRGETVVERVDFTWDGTTLCEETTTSPELPHPVTLTWDHQGLRPIAQTERITAAGAPQEEIDSRFFAIVTDLVGTPSELVDEDGEIAWRTRNTLWGNTAWAADSTAYTPLRFPGQYYDPETGLHYNYFRHYDPETARYVTPDPLGLSPAPNPLAYVLNPHIWVDPFGLKCPDLPEGHTSQPAFTKDPYNKNVVDQRIQEMRDLYGIKEPPPAASSSMIGANGTQVTSKTMWNHGPYRIDVENPNPGQRAGQLHFQDQSNPTAKYQYNFSTEKFDGLPRSIEKEIGRNPGFQAGIDKGLRILGEG
- a CDS encoding 3'-5' exonuclease, with protein sequence MRTFVVFDLEFTSWQGALEQDWGAPGQLREIVQIGALRLREDCSVVEEYEALVRPVVNPRLSGYFTELTGIDQETLDREGLPAAEALGDFLGFCRGQSVLSYGNDMVVLGENVGWARSRGEEVKNGFLDAHFLNIRPWLNSVAPVTSASNVGRLWRDLGLPKPATGEEHSALFDCYSFASALEHLSEGGSGLPEFLPLTNPASAEDA